In the genome of Lathyrus oleraceus cultivar Zhongwan6 chromosome 4, CAAS_Psat_ZW6_1.0, whole genome shotgun sequence, the window CTTTCAGAGAATGGTGAATTGTGCTCTCTGGAGATATATGTTGATTATTCCAGGAAAAGTCTTGCAACTTGAGACTTGCGGGGAAAGACGAAAGATTTCCTTTTAATACTTCcacatgtaacaccccgataataatatgataattatttaaattaagttaataatagatttattaatttaattagataattggatttttattattattattttagaataatattattggattttattattggagtatataagtgagaataataaaaagtcccaattgttggaaaaaggttttcacgtgaaaaggaaaacagagcaagcggctgaaagtgggaaagggcaaagaggcagagcaagagaagaggaaaaacttgaagctaacggaatttgccggattaactcaggtaaggggggtttatcgtcgattaatgggtattatgggataatatgtgatgggtagtgataagccgttaatttgaccctaattgggattgttgatgctgaagaattgagttggataaattgtatttagactgtaattgaatctgtgtttgggttagttgtgaaattccaaacgtatagctttttacggaatcggaatcggaggtccggaagtcctccaacggcggaaaatgcggagaattctgcattctgccttgtgttagcgcaggaactgctgttttgtctgcgttaaccggttaacccagggtgttaaccggttaacactgttttgaattgtgaaaatgtactgttttgcctgcgttaaccggttaacccagggcgttaaccggttaacactgttacgttttgccagaaaatgtgtttttttgcctgcgttaaccggttaacccagggcgttaaccggttaacactgctgtagagtggaaaaattggatttttaatgttgtgtgcataattgagagttggcctatgttggcgtatgatgtaatagggattatttcccgctgttttgagcagtataggtattagtagagtgtgctaatactgtgtttaattgattgacatgataatgatgtgttgatacatgtgttgatgatgtatgatgatatgcataatgctatgaatgtatatattatgcatgtatttgtgaatggactgttgtatggcttagagtgtgagcatgtgtccattgtgaattgttgttgatgctacattgctagatgattagcgtgcatagcatagccttcggggctgtagctaattcccatggtgaggaattagtgagtgaaccattgtgggtttgttgttgatgtttgcatgctagatgattagtgtgcatagtctagccttcggggctgtagctaattcccatggtgaggaattagtgagtgagtcattagatctcaaatgagtgggactagtgagcttagtagccgtatctggatttgatcggtgagcttgaactagatgttcaagaatagtcggtaccgcatgtgttgagtctcattgcataatgtatgtatggcgtataatatgaatggatgtattccaatattatacgtgtgttggtgttgttgtagagtatgatttgagattatacttgtgtgttatggaatgttgagtatgatgtgagctgatgtgctgttactgattgtatgttgtgattagggtgattaatgtgttaaattacttaacattgcatgatattttataatgcttattatatcgattgaggaactcacccttacaactgtttttcaggtaacgagaactgagttgagtaggagcgaatgattggagtctagtgtagtctccttagtgggtcgtgctctgatagatgtaacatcgggatgggacgttttattttgttgaataatttacctgtgaatgttacatgttgtacatgattgatgagatctctatccgttgcgttttatgcaaatacttatgttttgaattaataaagaGCATGACATTTATAATTGGTGAATAGtttgaataattgtgtgacacccttgaagggcataattactctgattgttatatgtttattattttttttaattaaattttggggtattttagaagggtgttacaccacACGTCAAAGCAAAAATTGTTTTTCTTAATATGTTGAAAATTTCTTTTTAAGctcaaaatttcattattaacaaatatatggcattttgcataacaaagaaaatcagagaaaaaCAGAAAATGATAGAAATTGATAGGTaaacttgtatttattcaagaatggtagcacacaaatggtgTAGCTCCATAGAATGTTACAAATTTAGAAAATGCCAACGGGAAAAGGTTTACATCGAATCACAATGACTACTactatccctaataacaatgactCCACGAGACTTTGCTTCTGAAGAGAGTAACTGGATTGATCTTCCATCTTTGGCTCTTCTGTGTTAATCAGTGTCAACTAATGCAGTCTATGCCTTTTGTCCTTAaattttgcctggatcaccctttcgggttttcaatccaccgggacgctttttttttttgcctaagtcgccctttcgggttttcaacttagcgagctaccatttttgattattatccctaacttttgcctgaaccgccctttcgggttttcagtccaccgggatacccatttttgcctaagttgccctttcaggttttaGACTTAACGGGTTTTCATTAGGCATAGtatcttttgactgcatcagaattcacagggtgaatgagctcttctctatccatagttgtgagaaacAGAGCACCTCCAGAGTATGCACTTTTTACAAtgtatgggccttcataattgggagtccaaTTCCCACGTGAATCTTTATGTACTGgaaagatcttcttgagcacgagatccGCTTCCTTGAACTCTCGAGGACGGACCTTATTGTTAAAAGCTTTCCTTATTCATTTCTGTTACAATTGTCCATAGCACAGAGCGGTCATACGCTTCTCATCAACGAGGTTAAGTTGATCATAATTATTCTagatccattcagcttcgtctagcttggcctccatcaatattctcattgaaggtatctctatttcgactgggagaactgcttccatcccatagaccaaggagaatggggtttcccctgttgaagtgcgggctgaggtccggtatccatgtaaagcaaatgataacatctcgtgccaatccttataagtttccaccatcttttgcaggatcttcttgatgtttttgttggCAGTTTCCACATCACCGTTCATCTTTTGACgatatggagaagaattatggtggtcaatcttgaaattctcacataattctgtcattgtcttattgttcaagtttgaaccgttgtcggtgatgatcttgcttgggattccatagcggcaaataatctccttcttgataaaGCGAGCGACCACATGTCTCGTCACATTGGTGTAGGAAACAGCCTTAacccatttagtaaagtaatcgatggcaaccaggatgaagcgatgaCCATCTGAAGCCTTAGGCTTTATAACACCAATCATGTCGATGTCCCACATCGAGAAGGGCCAAGGCGATGTCAAAACATTCAGCAGTGTTGGCGGTACATGCactttgtcagcataaatctggcatttatgacatttcctAGCATAGCTACAACAATTGgactccatggtcaaccagtaatagccaactctcaaaattttcttggccatagcatgtccattagcatgggttccaaaggatccttcatgtatctccttgattaacatgtgtgcttcatgtctatccacgcatatgagcagaaccatgtcatggattctcttgtaaagcacatcattactcaaaaagaatttggaTGACAACCTCCTCACCATTTTCTTATCCAACAATGTAGCATCTTATGGATACTCTTGACTTAGAAGATATCGTTTGATTTCATGAAACCATGGTTTACCATCAATTTGTTCTTCAGTCAGTTGACAGTAAGCATGCTCATCTCTTCGCTCGATTCGAATAAGTTGAGCTTCATTAcggaatctgacttggtacattgatgctaatgttgcgaaagcgtcagccacttgattttcgtacaatcaaagcacaaccttgttgtgaaaggggtaaagccaccatttggattcatcaaaacaACTCCCACACCATGACCACTGTAATTGGAGGAGCCATCGAACGCGAGCCTCCATCGAGATGCTGGTTCTGGTCCTTCATCTGGGTCTGGGATCTCACAATCCTTTATTAccattatatcctcatcggggaaatcaaacttcaatggCTAATAATCTTCAAATGGTTGGTGAGCGAGATACTCTGTTAAAACACttcccttgattgctttctgggttacatactggatgtcgtattctgacaagagcatctgccaatgggcaaGTCTTCCAGTTAAGGTGGGTTTCTtaaagatatactttattggatccattttcgagatcaacaaagtagtatggcaaATCATATACTACCTCaaacgacgagcggcccatgctagcGCGCAACAAATCTTCTCCAAAAGCGAATATCGACTTTCACTATCAGTAAACTTTTTACTCATATAGTAAATAGCATGTTCTTTCCGACCAAtttcgtcatgttgccccagcacgcATTCCATTGACCCTTCAAGCACAGCcagatacatgattaatggcttCCCTGGGACAGGTGGAATAAAAATAggaggctcttgcaagtattgaCGGATCTTCTCAAAAGAGCTTTGacaatcagaattccattcaatagcttgatcttttcgaagcaatttAAAGATTGGCTCACACTTGGCCGAcatatgtgagataaaccttgatatgtaattcaaacgtccaaGGAAACCTCTAACTTCTCGCTCGGTGCGTGGAGCAGACATTTCTTGTATAACTCGGACCTTATCTGGGTCTACCTCAATACCTCGTTGACTAACGATGAAACCGAGCAACTTCCCCGAACGGACCCCATATGTGCATTTTGCAGGGTTTAATCGTAGTCTAAACTTCCTGAGGCGTTCAAACAGCTTATTCAGATGGttcatatgatcttcttcattctgaGATTTAACGATCATGTCATCGAtatagacctctatctccttatgcatcatatcatggaaaagagtgaccatagctctttggtaagttgccccgacatttttgagaccgaaaggaatcaccttgtagcaaaacgtgccccaagggataataaaagtggtcttctccgtgtcatctggagccatcttgatttgattgtatccagaaaatccatccataaaggaaaataCAGCAAAACTTGCAGTGTTATCTACCAgagtatcaatgtgtggtagagggaaatcgtcctttgAGCTAGCTTTATTCAGACccctatagtcaacacacatcctcaccttgccatccttcttaTGCACAAgtacaatattagctacccattaTGGGTACTTCGCCACTGCGAGGAAAACATCATCAAATTTTCGTTTGACTTCTTCACGAATCTTCAGAGCCATATCTTCTCTTATTCTTTGGAGTTTCTGTTTTACTGGCGGGCAGTCTGGCTGAAGAAGCAACTTGTGTTCAACGATGTCGGTGTCCAGGcctggcatatcctggtatgaccatgtaaatacatccacatattcttgtagcagctTAATCAATCTCTCTTTGACGCTTGCTTCAAGTGTGGTGCCGACtttgacttctttcttctcttcctttgtgccaaggttgattgtttccaccggttcttcatgtggctgaagggctttggactcatgctcgagcagccttgccaattcgtcggggatgtaacaaccttcttcaccctcttcttccgcttggtagataAGGGAGTCAAAGTTATGAGAGGGAGTAGAGTCACTGGATTCAACGGAGTTATCAtttattctgcatgtttgaatgattggttttttttaaaaagtaaaaataaaatatgcaCAAATGGAAAAAAAATTGCCATTTTCTTAAGAGAGGGCAAATAAATGAATAACACGAATTTAACAAAATGCCTTTTATTCACTAataatgattatttgaaaatgaaaaggggccctacaacatgatccattagccttgggcagagctaaggactcaaaaaaaatattattactttgacaaaggaaaaaTTTCGGGGATCTCAACCGCCTTCCAATTGTTCAAAGTTGTCTCACaccggtaaaccaaacatggctcaTCTTCATCTTCGGTGCTATCTCCAATTGCGTTGACCTGATATCCATGGATGAATCATGTGCTGAGGAAAACTTCCTGGATGCTTTGGGTGTTGTCCTTTGTAGGGACTCGGGCTCCTTTCGCAGCGAAAGGCACATATCCCAGACCAAAGCGATCATGCTTCTCACGAACATCAATAAGCTGACCCCAaccttcagggtttcctccttCAATGCTAGACTTCACGCTTTTCAGAGAAGTGAAAAATGAACAAGCTTTCCCAATAGGATCCTTCATATCCCCAAAAGTGGCATTCgctatttcaagagcttggaaagaagtttccaaagcaTCCTCATCAGCCTCGATATATCTGAAGGATGAAAAGTGACTAACCAAAAAGTCCTCTTTCCCAGAAATGATGGTCAGTTGATTGTCCATcacaaacttcattttctgatgtagagtggaggtgACTGCCCCTGCAGCATGAATCTAGGGACGCCTGAATAAGCAGCTATACGCCGGattaatatccatgacttggaaattaatCAGGAATATATGAGGGCCAATCAATATGGGCAGTTCTACCTCTCCAATCACGGTTCTCCgggaaccatcaaaagctttcactattAAGGCATTGGGCTTCATAGCtggtccttgataagataacttaGCAAGTGTTCTCTCTGGCATCACATTTAAAGAAGATCCTGTATCAACCAAGACTCTTGCCAAAGCACCATCTTTGCACTTTACTGAGATATGGAGAGCACGATTGTGATTTTGTCTATCTTCAGGTAATTCTTCTCCATTAAAGCTTAAAGTATTGCAAGCTGTGATGTTTGCAACCACCCCACCAAATTGGTCTACTGTTATGCTTTGTGTTACATGAGCTTGGGAAAGCACATTCAACAAAGCCTCCCAATGGGCTTGGGAGTTCAATAACAGAGATATAATAAAAATCTTAGATGATGTCTGATGCAGTTGATCCACAACcttgtaatcacttttcttgatcaacTTCAAGAATTCAACTTCAAGAATTCAACAACATATTCAGATTGGACCACTTCGGGCTCTTTAGCAGGATCTATAATGGTAGATTCCTTGGGTGGAGCTTGAGGGGTCACATTGAATTCAGGCGTATAAATCCGACCATTACGGGTCATTCTGCTCACTCCTGTAATGTTGGTGACGTCCTCATTCGCAGTTTCTGTCACTTCACTGTCTTCACTTCCTTCAACGACCTTGTCCATAGCGGTAATCTCATATTTCCAAGGCACAACTTTGGTGCTTTCATATGGAAATGGCGTAGGCATACAAATCTCAACAGGTGACAAATGACTATTCGAAGACACCACTCTATTACTGTAGTAAGGGATTTCAACTGGTTCAAGTAGATTGAAGTAAGGGTGTTCGTGGTTCATGAACTGCACTGAACCAAACCACATTTATAGTTCAGTTCAGTTTATAATAAccattttaaaaaaaatgcaGTTAATTGCTAAAATGATTTCAATTCAGTTTAAAACTAGTTTATAGCTGGTTTGTATTTATAAACTAGTTTATAATCAGTTTGCAATTATAAACCAATTTTATAATTTGAACTctttttaaaatcaaatttttgaatttcataaaaaataattaatttaaaaaaataataatatttgaaaatatttatttaaattttttttttaaaaaattaattaaaattcttATTTTTCTGAAAAAAGAACTGgaataaatatttttaaaattccatgcaaaaaatttttttttttaaaaaaattttgattttaatttttcgGGGAAAAAAATCCAGAATAATTTTTTTTCGAACTTTATTTTcggaaaaataaaataaaaaacaattatttttatatttcaaaaGTTTTGGGGAAAAATTTCAatacaaaaattattttattttgaaatttttatttaaaaaaaaaatatttttccagatttttttatttcaaaaaacaataattttttatttttctgaaaaaaatatttttttatttcaaatttaattataattttttaatgaataaaaataattattttcagaaaaaaaatattttttattttatggaATACAAAATActttattttcaatttttttttctaaaaaaactatatattttttataattttatttttaattttcaataaaatattttttacttttcatatttataaatatttttaatttccatttttttcactctcattaatttttttttattaaaaaaattataattaaaacAATTTATAAAAGAAAACTGGTTATGAACCAATTTTAAACTGAATTATAATTGGTTAATTTAAATGGTTCAGTTTATTAACCATTCAAGTGGTTTAgttattttatggtgcaatgCAATTCAGTTTAGTCATATAGTTTGGTTAACCATATTTTTGCACACCCCTAGATTGAAACAAGGTTCAATTACCGACACATCTTCATTCTTTGCAACACTGGAGATTTGAAGCATTCATTTGGTCATCAAGTCTTGAATATTATCACGTACCACCTGACATCCCCTTGGATGTATGTCACACTCTTCACAATTGTCATGACTAACGTTAATCAGGCCAGCTTCCACCAATCGGGCATGGACTGCCAAAGGAGTCTTAACATCATCAACCTTCTCAACCATAACTCCATCAGCGGCATCTTCAATTGCATTCACTGTAGGGTCTCCATGGGGAGGAAGAGGGTTATTCTTCACGTTTGGTCCCATATCCCTAAAAGATAGAATCTTGCTATCGATAAGCTCACGAATCCTATGCTTCAAAGCATAGCAACCCTCTAGGTCATGCCGGGGGGCACCCTCATGAAAAGGACAATGTGCATTAGGGTTGTACCATGGAGGCAAACAATCAGGTGGAGGTCCCATAGGTCTAGGAACCACCAAACCTTTTTGCAATAGAGAGGGATAAAGCTCAATATACGACATTGGAATTGGATTGAAGGTTGCCCTATCCCCCTGCCTCCTGTTTTGATTCGGAGCATTTTGTCTTGGAGCCTGAGCTCTCGGTTGTTGATAGGCAGGAGCGGCTGATGCTTGCTGATAAACTAGGGGAGCAGGAGCACGTTGTCGAGCTGGAGCAGGTCGATAAACTGGAGGTTGTTGATAAGCCTGAGAAGGTTGTTGATTAAAGGCGGGCGTCACAGCGGCTACGTATGGTTGTGGGGCATTCTGAATGGGATACATAGGTTGTTGATATGGAAAGGGTTGTTAAACATACTGCTGTTGTGAATATTGTTGTTGTCTCCTTCTTGGAGGGGCTCTTCCTTGTCCAATAGACACATCATtagtttcaccttccttctttctagaAACCCTCCAGAGAACTTCTTCGGATTATCGCTTGAAGTTCCAACCACAGCTGCAAGTTTACCATTTCTTAAGCCATATTCAACACGAGCTCCTATAGCAACAAGCTCAGAGAATCCCAAGGAATcacttccaaccatcttctcataGAATTGGGGTTGGACAATGTCGATGAATAGCTAAGCCAATTCCTTTTCAGCAAGATGTGGTTCAACTTGAGAAGCCagttccctccatctctgagcatattccttgaaggaCTCCTTGTCATGCTGGAACATGCTTTGCAACTGTCttctatcaggcgccatgtccatgttgtatttgtagTTTTTGATGAACGCGTCTGATAGGTCTTGGAAACATCTGATCCTACTTTGATCCAGACTCAAATACCACTTGGAAGGAGCCCCACTCAAGCTATCTTGGAAACAGTGGATCATCAGCTTGTCGTCTTCCACGTGAGCAGCCATTTTACGgtaatacatgatgagatggctCTTTGGGCAAGTATGCCCCTTGTACTTGTAGAAATCTGGAGTTTTAAACTTGGCCAGAATCACCAACCCTGATACATGGCATATTTCTTTGGCAGCAGAACCAAAGACATGGTCTCCTTCCAATGCTCAAAACTTTTTCTCAAGAAGTTGCATATTCTCCTTCACTTCTCTGAAATCTTCAAATCTCACTTCGTCACCGCTAACGGTTGATTCGGCCGTCTGATACAGatgttgttgatcctcaaagtGTGGAACATGCCTAGCATAGACAACTGGTGGAGCAACGGTGTGGATGACTGGATGTGCATCGGTGTAAACCGGCAATGGCACAACTTGTTGGACAAATTTCCCCATGTCATTTACTACTTCCGCTCGAGGGATGAAGTCGTAATGTAGCCCATATGGAGGAAGGGTTAAAGGTAACGACCTCTGAAGCTGGACTTCGACTGCTGGGCCCGTGATCTCTGAAATCACGGTCGCTTGCGGAGCCTCAAATCTGAAGGTTAAAGCTTGTAGCATTTCTCTCATCTGGGATATGCCCCCCTTGATCTCGTCTAATTCAGCTCTAACTCGGGCGCTCTCTTGCTCTTATTCAGCCATCCTTTGTCTTGTTCGGGCGCGAGTATTGTACGGGTGTTAAAgattcagcgtgaaactggaggaagaaaggacGGAGTGAGACTCTattttgaaaatgtatgaatgcgtgtatggatgcatcttgtttgcaaaactcttggttagtttcaGTTATTCATTTCAGAAATGCCACAACATTTGTTTGCAAGTATTTAAAGTAATAAATCAACACAATAAAATGAATCCCAAAAGCGATTTTCATTAATTTAGAACAAATTTCAAATACAAACAAAATTCCCACGACATACGGGCTTTCCGAACCGCAGCAAGGTCGGTAGTCAGCCCTTCCAACATCGTCTTACAAAATTTAATGAAATTAAAAACTTGATGCAAAGTGTTCtctggacacatgcaccaatcaaCTTCTTGCAATTTCTCAGGTAACTCCTGCATGATGGAATTTGTAAATCTGGACAACCTCAAAAATTTGCCTTTACACTAAGTGTAAAGTCCTTGGAGGTCTTGAATGATGCGTAAGTCTTCAGCCTTGGTCACCTTTATGTCCCTATAGAGGTTCCTCTAGTATATACACTCACTCAACAACATCAGATAGGCAACATCCTGATCCACACCCTCAAGTGCCTG includes:
- the LOC127136895 gene encoding uncharacterized protein LOC127136895, whose product is MVGSDSLGFSELVAIGARVEYGLRNGKLAAVVGTSSDNPKKFSGGFLERRKVKLMMCLLDKEEPLQEGDNNNIHNSIYRPAPARQRAPAPLVYQQASAAPAYQQPRAQAPRQNAPNQNRRQGDRATFNPIPMSYIELYPSLLQKGLVVPRPMGPPPDCLPPWYNPNAHCPFHEGAPRHDLEGCYALKHRIRELIDSKILSFRDMGPNVKNNPLPPHGDPTVNAIEDAADGVMVEKVDDVKTPLAVHARLVEAGLINFMNHEHPYFNLLEPVEIPYYSNRVVSSNSHLSPVEICMPTPFPYESTKVVPWKYEITAMDKVVEGSEDSEVTETANEDVTNITGVSRMTRNGRIYTPEFNVTPQAPPKESTIIDPAKEPEVLIKKSDYKVVDQLHQTSSKIFIISLLLNSQAHWEALLNVLSQAHVTQSITVDQFGGVVANITACNTLSFNGEELPEDRQNHNRALHISVKCKDGALARVLVDTGSSLNVMPERTLAKLSYQGPAMKPNALIVKAFDGSRRTVIGEIHAAGAVTSTLHQKMKFVMDNQLTIISGKEDFLVSHFSSFRYIEADEDALETSFQALEIANATFGDMKDPIGKACSFFTSLKSVKSSIEGGNPEGWGQLIDVREKHDRFGLGYVPFAAKGARVPTKDNTQSIQEVFLST